The following proteins are co-located in the Hydrogenophaga sp. RAC07 genome:
- a CDS encoding peptide chain release factor 3, protein MSELSQQVRRRRTFAIISHPDAGKTTLTEKLLLFSGAINIAGSVKARKAARHATSDWMEIEKQRGISVASSVMQMEYRDCVINLLDTPGHQDFSEDTYRVLTAVDAALMVIDAGNGVEPQTRRLLQVCRARNTPILTFVNKMDREVQAPLDLMDELERELGMTVVPFTWPVGMGKTFRGVFDRRTDQMRVFAAGEDRRGGDEDVLVGLNNPESVRRFGSEFEQARDELELVAGASPAFDEAEFLAGRQTPMLFGSAVNNFGVREVLDALVDLAPPPGDRPAIQRTVHPDEPKFSGVVFKIQANMDPAHRDRIAFVRVASGHFERGMKLKVVRSGKDLRPNTVVSFLSQRRELLDEAFAGDIIGIPNHGVLQLGDTLTEGESLQFTGLPFFAPEIIRSVEVADPLRSKQLRSGLTQLGEEGAIQVFRPVAGSVLLLGAVGQLQFEVVAHRLEHEYGVKARIMNSPYQVARWVTCAPENGGENELKRFIDANSHRVALDAVDAPTLLVDHAATLRAVEANWPKIKFHAMREHAGLVFAKGV, encoded by the coding sequence ATGTCCGAACTTTCCCAACAGGTGCGCCGCCGCCGCACCTTCGCCATCATTTCCCACCCCGACGCGGGCAAGACCACCCTCACCGAGAAGCTGCTGCTGTTCTCCGGCGCGATCAACATCGCCGGCAGTGTGAAAGCGCGCAAGGCCGCGCGCCACGCCACCAGCGACTGGATGGAGATCGAGAAGCAACGCGGCATTTCGGTGGCCTCGTCCGTGATGCAGATGGAATACCGCGACTGCGTGATCAACCTGCTGGACACGCCGGGTCACCAGGACTTTTCTGAAGACACCTACCGGGTGCTCACGGCCGTGGACGCCGCCTTGATGGTGATCGACGCGGGCAACGGCGTGGAGCCGCAGACGCGCCGCCTGCTGCAGGTCTGCCGTGCGCGCAACACGCCAATCCTGACCTTCGTGAACAAGATGGACCGCGAGGTGCAGGCGCCGCTGGACCTGATGGACGAGCTCGAACGCGAACTCGGCATGACGGTGGTGCCCTTCACCTGGCCGGTGGGCATGGGCAAGACCTTCCGCGGCGTGTTCGACCGCCGCACCGACCAGATGCGCGTGTTCGCGGCCGGTGAAGACCGCCGCGGCGGCGACGAGGATGTGCTGGTGGGCTTGAACAACCCCGAGAGCGTGCGGCGCTTCGGCTCCGAGTTCGAGCAGGCCCGCGACGAACTCGAACTGGTGGCGGGCGCTTCACCCGCGTTCGATGAAGCCGAGTTCCTGGCCGGGCGCCAAACACCGATGCTGTTCGGCTCGGCGGTCAACAACTTCGGCGTGCGCGAGGTGCTCGACGCACTGGTGGACCTGGCGCCGCCGCCCGGCGACCGCCCCGCGATCCAGCGCACCGTGCACCCCGACGAGCCCAAGTTCAGCGGCGTGGTGTTCAAGATCCAGGCCAACATGGACCCGGCGCACCGCGACCGCATCGCCTTCGTTCGCGTGGCCAGCGGCCATTTCGAGCGCGGCATGAAGCTCAAGGTGGTGCGCTCGGGCAAGGACCTGCGGCCCAACACCGTGGTGAGTTTTCTCTCGCAACGGCGCGAACTGCTCGACGAGGCCTTTGCCGGCGACATCATCGGCATCCCGAACCACGGCGTGCTGCAGCTGGGCGACACGCTCACCGAAGGCGAGAGCCTGCAGTTCACCGGCCTGCCCTTCTTCGCGCCGGAAATCATCCGCAGCGTCGAAGTGGCCGACCCGCTGCGCAGCAAGCAGTTGCGCTCGGGCCTGACGCAGCTCGGCGAAGAAGGTGCGATCCAGGTGTTCCGCCCGGTGGCCGGCTCGGTGCTGCTGCTGGGCGCCGTGGGTCAGCTGCAGTTTGAGGTGGTGGCACACCGGCTGGAGCACGAATACGGCGTGAAGGCCCGCATCATGAACAGCCCCTACCAGGTGGCACGCTGGGTGACCTGCGCGCCCGAGAACGGCGGCGAGAACGAGCTCAAGCGCTTCATCGACGCCAACAGCCACCGTGTGGCGCTGGACGCGGTGGACGCGCCCACGCTGCTGGTCGACCACGCGGCCACGCTGCGCGCGGTGGAGGCAAACTGGCCGAAGATCAAGTTCCATGCGATGCGGGAGCACGCAGGCCTGGTGTTCGCCAAGGGCGTTTGA
- a CDS encoding RsmB/NOP family class I SAM-dependent RNA methyltransferase, giving the protein MHPKALLDESATLIEQVFKFEHPTDAVVARHFRENRSLGSRERATLSDTVYKILRERLKLEWLARSGSGSKWRRLAILAFPGDRDFIKSALTEPEKTWLDHCDAVKDADLMAQHRHNLPDWLAAALREQVGNEFDALVASLNQPAPLDLRVNVLKAKREAVLATLQKAGLVGEATPFSPLGIRLQGKPSLAKLPAFTEGEVEVQDEGSQLLALLVDAKRGEMVVDFCAGAGGKTLAIGAAMRNSGRLYAFDTSGHRLDALKPRLARSGLSNVHPVAIAHERDDRIKRLAGKIDRVLVDAPCSGLGTLRRSPDLKWRQNPQTVAAQAELQLAILNSAARLLKPGGRMVYATCSLLKEENEAVCAAFELAHADFEVVPVSGLLDTANVQNAAALCQGDEGRWLRLWPHRHATDGFFAAVWRKKP; this is encoded by the coding sequence ATGCACCCCAAAGCCCTCCTGGACGAAAGCGCCACCCTGATCGAACAGGTCTTCAAGTTCGAACACCCCACCGACGCCGTCGTTGCCCGCCACTTTCGCGAGAACCGCTCGCTCGGTTCTCGCGAGCGCGCCACGCTGTCCGACACCGTTTACAAAATACTTCGCGAGCGCCTCAAGCTGGAATGGCTGGCCCGCTCGGGCAGTGGCTCCAAGTGGCGCCGGCTGGCGATCCTGGCGTTCCCCGGCGACCGCGATTTCATAAAGAGCGCGCTCACCGAGCCCGAGAAAACCTGGCTCGACCACTGCGATGCCGTCAAAGATGCCGACCTGATGGCGCAGCACCGCCACAACCTGCCCGACTGGCTGGCCGCCGCTTTGCGCGAGCAGGTGGGGAACGAATTTGACGCCTTGGTGGCCAGTCTGAACCAGCCCGCGCCGCTGGACCTGCGGGTGAACGTGCTCAAGGCCAAGCGCGAAGCGGTGCTGGCCACGTTGCAAAAAGCCGGTCTGGTCGGTGAGGCCACACCCTTTTCGCCGCTGGGCATCCGCCTGCAGGGCAAACCGTCACTGGCCAAGCTGCCCGCGTTCACCGAGGGTGAGGTCGAGGTGCAGGACGAAGGCTCGCAGCTGCTGGCTTTGCTCGTGGACGCCAAGCGCGGCGAGATGGTGGTGGATTTCTGCGCCGGTGCCGGCGGCAAGACCCTGGCCATTGGCGCGGCCATGCGCAACAGTGGCCGGCTCTACGCGTTTGACACCTCCGGCCACCGGCTCGACGCGCTCAAGCCGCGCCTGGCCCGCAGCGGCCTGTCCAACGTGCACCCGGTGGCGATCGCCCACGAGCGCGACGACCGCATCAAACGCCTGGCCGGCAAGATCGACCGTGTGCTGGTCGACGCTCCGTGTTCGGGCCTGGGCACACTGCGACGCAGCCCCGACCTGAAGTGGCGTCAGAACCCCCAGACGGTGGCGGCGCAGGCCGAGTTGCAGTTGGCCATCCTGAACAGCGCGGCCCGCCTGCTCAAGCCGGGTGGACGGATGGTGTATGCCACCTGCAGCCTGCTGAAAGAGGAAAACGAAGCCGTCTGCGCTGCGTTTGAGCTGGCGCATGCCGACTTCGAGGTGGTGCCGGTGTCTGGTTTACTGGACACGGCGAACGTCCAGAATGCTGCTGCCCTGTGTCAGGGCGACGAAGGGCGCTGGCTTCGCCTGTGGCCACATCGGCATGCTACGGATGGCTTCTTTGCCGCCGTCTGGCGGAAAAAGCCTTGA
- a CDS encoding DesA family fatty acid desaturase gives MSSSDFGIFSSLWDGLIQFLAHGLTGATWWQAMIVALVFTHITIASVTIYLHRHQAHRSLDLHPIASHFFRFWLWMTTGMVTKEWTAIHRKHHAKCEHEGDPHSPVVFGIKKVFFEGSELYRSEAKNQETLDRYGHNTPNDWIERVVYTGRSRLGVTLMMIINIALFGVLGVTVWAIQMIWIPITAAGIINGIGHWWGYRNFEATDASTNVSPWGILIGGEELHNNHHTYPTSAKLSVKPYEFDIGWMYISMLSSVGLASVKKLPPKMAFGAVKPVADEKTLEAIIANRYEVMAGYAREMRTACKRELEALQQRRGDATVLQSARQWLHRDDDKVPASVKPQLAQVRAEHPVLDKMVTMREELRALWSSTTATREQLATDLQAWCRRAEESGIAALRDFSIRLRSAHA, from the coding sequence ATGTCTTCTTCCGACTTCGGTATTTTTTCGTCCCTTTGGGACGGCCTCATCCAGTTCCTTGCGCACGGTCTGACCGGCGCCACCTGGTGGCAGGCCATGATCGTGGCCCTGGTGTTCACCCACATCACCATCGCCAGCGTCACCATCTATCTGCACCGCCACCAGGCCCACCGATCGCTGGACCTGCACCCCATCGCGTCGCATTTCTTCCGCTTCTGGCTCTGGATGACCACCGGCATGGTCACCAAGGAATGGACCGCCATCCACCGCAAGCACCACGCCAAGTGCGAACACGAAGGCGACCCGCACAGCCCGGTGGTGTTCGGCATCAAGAAGGTGTTCTTTGAAGGCAGCGAGTTGTACCGCTCGGAAGCCAAGAACCAGGAAACCCTGGACCGCTACGGCCACAACACCCCCAACGACTGGATCGAACGTGTGGTCTACACCGGCCGTTCACGCCTGGGTGTGACCCTCATGATGATCATCAACATCGCGCTGTTCGGCGTGCTGGGCGTGACCGTCTGGGCGATCCAGATGATCTGGATCCCGATCACGGCCGCCGGCATCATCAACGGCATCGGCCACTGGTGGGGTTACCGCAACTTTGAAGCGACCGACGCCAGCACCAACGTGTCACCTTGGGGCATCCTCATCGGCGGTGAAGAGCTGCACAACAACCACCACACCTACCCCACGTCGGCCAAGCTCTCGGTCAAGCCCTACGAATTCGACATTGGCTGGATGTACATCAGCATGCTGAGTTCGGTCGGCCTGGCCTCGGTCAAGAAGCTTCCTCCCAAGATGGCGTTTGGTGCTGTCAAACCGGTGGCGGACGAAAAAACGCTGGAGGCGATCATCGCCAACCGCTACGAAGTGATGGCAGGCTATGCCCGCGAGATGCGCACAGCCTGCAAGCGCGAGCTCGAGGCGCTGCAGCAACGCAGGGGCGATGCCACCGTGTTGCAGTCGGCCCGCCAGTGGCTGCACCGCGACGACGACAAGGTGCCCGCCAGCGTCAAGCCCCAGTTGGCCCAGGTGCGCGCAGAGCACCCCGTGCTCGACAAGATGGTGACCATGCGCGAAGAGTTGCGAGCCCTGTGGTCCAGCACCACCGCCACGCGAGAGCAGCTGGCCACCGACCTGCAGGCTTGGTGCCGCCGTGCGGAAGAGAGCGGCATCGCTGCGCTGCGCGACTTCTCCATTCGCCTGCGCTCGGCCCACGCCTGA
- the rpmG gene encoding 50S ribosomal protein L33 — MATKGAREKIKLESTAGTGHFYTTTKNKKTTPEKMLIKKFDPKARKHVDYKEIKLK, encoded by the coding sequence ATGGCAACCAAAGGCGCACGCGAGAAGATCAAGCTGGAATCCACCGCTGGAACCGGCCACTTCTACACCACCACCAAAAACAAGAAGACCACGCCCGAGAAGATGCTGATCAAGAAATTTGATCCCAAAGCTCGCAAGCATGTGGACTACAAAGAAATCAAGCTGAAATAA
- the rpmB gene encoding 50S ribosomal protein L28 → MARVCDVTGKKPMVGNNVSHANNKTKRRFLPNLQYRRFWVETENRWVRLRVSGAALRLIDKNGIDAVLADLRARGQA, encoded by the coding sequence ATGGCACGCGTCTGCGACGTCACGGGCAAGAAGCCCATGGTCGGGAACAATGTTTCCCACGCCAACAACAAAACCAAGCGCCGGTTCCTGCCGAACCTGCAATACCGCCGTTTCTGGGTCGAGACCGAAAACCGTTGGGTGCGTCTGCGCGTCTCCGGTGCGGCGTTGCGCCTGATCGACAAAAACGGCATTGACGCCGTGCTCGCCGACCTGCGCGCACGCGGTCAAGCTTAA
- the trxB gene encoding thioredoxin-disulfide reductase has product MKHAKVLILGSGPAGYTAAVYAARANLNPVLITGIAQGGQLMTTTDVDNWPADADGVQGPDLMQRFQAHAERFKTEMIFDHINAVDFSKRPFVLKGDSGEYSCDALIIATGASAKYLGLPSEEAFMGRGVSGCATCDGFFYRGQEVSVVGGGNTAVEEALYLSNIASKVTLVHRRDTFKAEAILIDKLMEKVAAGKIELKLHSTLDEVLGDQTGVTGVRLKSVKTGDTEDLALKGCFIAIGHQPNTDIFKGQLDMKDGYITTRSGLQGMATMTSVPGVFAAGDVQDHVYRQAITSAGTGCMAALDAQRFLEQSAS; this is encoded by the coding sequence ATGAAACACGCCAAAGTACTGATCCTGGGCTCCGGCCCCGCCGGCTACACCGCCGCGGTCTACGCCGCTCGCGCCAACCTCAACCCGGTGCTGATCACGGGCATCGCACAAGGCGGCCAGCTCATGACCACGACCGACGTGGACAACTGGCCAGCCGACGCCGACGGTGTGCAGGGCCCCGATCTGATGCAGCGCTTTCAAGCACACGCCGAGCGCTTCAAGACCGAAATGATCTTCGATCACATCAATGCGGTGGACTTCAGCAAACGTCCCTTCGTGCTCAAGGGCGACAGCGGCGAATACAGTTGCGACGCGCTCATCATCGCCACCGGCGCATCCGCCAAATACCTCGGTCTGCCGTCCGAAGAAGCCTTCATGGGCAGGGGCGTCTCGGGCTGTGCCACCTGCGACGGCTTCTTCTACCGTGGGCAGGAAGTCAGCGTGGTCGGCGGCGGCAACACCGCTGTGGAAGAAGCGCTGTACCTCTCCAACATCGCGAGCAAGGTCACGCTGGTGCACCGGCGCGATACCTTCAAGGCCGAAGCCATCCTGATCGACAAGCTGATGGAGAAGGTGGCCGCCGGCAAGATCGAACTCAAGCTGCACAGCACGCTGGACGAAGTGCTGGGTGACCAGACCGGCGTGACCGGTGTGCGCCTCAAGAGCGTGAAGACCGGCGACACCGAAGACCTTGCGCTCAAAGGCTGCTTCATCGCCATCGGGCACCAACCCAACACCGACATCTTCAAAGGCCAACTCGACATGAAGGACGGTTACATCACGACCCGCTCCGGCCTGCAAGGAATGGCGACCATGACCAGCGTGCCGGGCGTGTTCGCCGCGGGCGACGTGCAGGACCACGTGTACCGCCAAGCCATCACCAGCGCCGGCACGGGCTGCATGGCCGCCCTGGATGCCCAGCGTTTCCTGGAGCAAAGCGCTTCTTGA
- a CDS encoding Crp/Fnr family transcriptional regulator — protein MSILSNLDLIRRVPLFSTLTQAQAEGVADAVIKRRFKRGECIVEQGKKSNCLAIVLTGRARVVTTDSRGREVILATMNPGDYVGEMSLIDNQPHSATVKAEVQTDVLILGRAEFARCLPENSSMAYAVMKGLVQRLRHADRKIESLALMDVYGRVARALLEFAQPDKDGQLTIKDRVSRQDVAKMIGASREMVSRVMKDLEDRGFIEMAEDGSTIIKERLNSLG, from the coding sequence ATGTCGATACTGTCCAATCTCGATCTGATCCGCCGGGTGCCGCTTTTTTCAACCCTGACGCAGGCCCAGGCCGAAGGCGTTGCAGATGCGGTCATCAAGCGCCGTTTCAAGCGGGGCGAATGCATCGTCGAGCAGGGCAAGAAGTCGAACTGTCTGGCGATCGTGCTCACCGGCCGCGCGCGTGTGGTGACCACCGATTCCCGCGGTCGCGAGGTGATCCTGGCCACCATGAACCCCGGCGACTACGTGGGCGAGATGAGCCTGATCGACAACCAGCCGCATTCGGCCACGGTCAAGGCCGAGGTGCAGACCGATGTGTTGATCCTGGGCCGTGCCGAGTTCGCCCGCTGTCTGCCCGAGAACAGTTCCATGGCCTACGCGGTCATGAAGGGCCTGGTGCAGCGCCTGCGCCACGCCGACCGCAAGATCGAATCGCTGGCGCTGATGGATGTCTATGGTCGGGTGGCGCGTGCACTGCTCGAGTTCGCCCAGCCCGACAAGGACGGCCAGCTCACCATCAAGGACCGGGTCTCGCGCCAGGATGTGGCCAAGATGATCGGCGCCTCGCGCGAGATGGTCAGCCGCGTCATGAAGGACCTGGAAGACCGGGGCTTCATCGAGATGGCGGAAGATGGCAGCACCATCATCAAGGAACGGCTGAATTCCCTCGGCTGA
- a CDS encoding DNA translocase FtsK — MTYSLNTLNADRAGQPQVGVSRFAQEIGLVLGAAALAFWLLALLSHSLADPAWSTTGTATEVGNWGGRLGALLADWSYYLFGFSVWWCFLVGVRAWLSALAGWIRGTRADAGDEQDARIWQRPWARRGLFWLALITLMAASTVLEWSRLYRLEALLPGHAGGVLGHGLGAFSMRWLGFTGSALTMLALLLVCLPRVFRFSWGHWAEEVGHTLDGWFEARREKREAVEDQRIGEKAAREREEVVKVERVEIEEHHPMPVVIEPTLVDVPKSERVAKERQKPLFTELPDSKLPQVDLLDSAPVHQAGVDSQTLEMTSRLIEKKLKDFGVDVRVVAAAPGPVITRYEIEPATGVKGSQIVNLGRDLARSLSLVSIRVIETIPGKNLMALELPNAKRQTIKLSEILGSAVYNDAKSMLTMGLGKDIGGQPIVADLAKMPHCLVAGTTGSGKSVGINAMILSLLYKADARDVRLLLIDPKMLEMSVYEGIPHLLAPVVTDMKHAANGLNWCVAEMEKRYKLMSKLGVRNLAGYNVKIDEAAARGEFIGNPFSLTPEQPEPLERLPYIVVVIDELADLMMVVGKKIEELIARLAQKARAAGIHLILATQRPSVDVITGLIKANIPTRLSFQVSSKIDSRTILDQMGAESLLGMGDMLYMPSGTGFPIRVHGAFVSDDEVHRVVAYLKEQGGEPNYIDGVLEGGVSDGEGGDLFGEGGGEGNGEKDALYDQAVEIVIKDRKASISYVQRKLKIGYNRAARLLEDMENAGLVSALTSSGQRDILVPARGE; from the coding sequence ATGACCTACTCACTGAACACCCTCAACGCCGACCGTGCGGGTCAACCGCAGGTCGGCGTTTCCCGTTTTGCCCAGGAGATCGGCCTGGTGCTGGGTGCGGCCGCGCTGGCCTTTTGGTTGCTGGCCTTGCTGAGCCACTCGTTGGCCGACCCGGCCTGGAGCACCACCGGCACCGCCACCGAGGTGGGCAACTGGGGTGGCCGACTCGGCGCGCTGCTGGCCGACTGGAGCTACTACTTGTTCGGCTTCTCGGTCTGGTGGTGTTTTCTGGTGGGCGTGCGGGCCTGGTTGTCCGCACTGGCCGGCTGGATTCGCGGCACGCGCGCCGACGCGGGTGACGAACAGGATGCGCGCATCTGGCAGCGCCCCTGGGCGCGCCGCGGTCTGTTCTGGCTGGCCCTGATCACCCTGATGGCCGCGAGCACGGTGCTGGAGTGGAGTCGCCTCTACCGGCTGGAAGCGCTGCTGCCGGGCCATGCGGGCGGTGTGCTCGGCCACGGCCTGGGCGCTTTCTCCATGCGCTGGCTCGGTTTCACCGGCTCGGCGCTGACCATGCTGGCGCTGCTGCTGGTGTGCCTGCCGCGCGTGTTCCGTTTTTCCTGGGGCCATTGGGCCGAAGAGGTGGGTCACACACTGGACGGCTGGTTCGAGGCACGCCGCGAAAAACGCGAAGCGGTGGAAGACCAGCGCATCGGCGAGAAGGCTGCGCGCGAACGCGAAGAGGTGGTGAAGGTCGAGCGGGTGGAAATTGAAGAGCACCACCCCATGCCGGTGGTGATCGAGCCCACGCTGGTCGATGTGCCCAAGAGCGAGCGTGTGGCGAAAGAACGCCAGAAACCGCTGTTCACCGAACTGCCCGACAGCAAGCTGCCGCAGGTGGACCTGCTCGACAGCGCGCCGGTGCACCAGGCCGGCGTGGACAGCCAGACGCTGGAGATGACCAGCCGCCTGATCGAGAAAAAGCTCAAGGACTTTGGTGTGGACGTGCGTGTGGTCGCCGCAGCACCGGGCCCGGTGATCACGCGCTACGAGATCGAGCCCGCCACCGGCGTGAAAGGTTCGCAGATCGTCAACCTCGGGCGCGACCTGGCGCGTTCGCTCTCCCTGGTCTCCATCCGCGTGATCGAGACCATCCCTGGCAAGAACCTGATGGCGCTGGAGCTGCCCAACGCCAAGCGCCAGACCATCAAGCTCAGCGAGATCCTGGGATCGGCCGTCTACAACGACGCCAAGTCCATGTTGACCATGGGCCTGGGCAAGGACATCGGTGGCCAGCCCATCGTGGCCGATCTGGCCAAGATGCCGCACTGCCTGGTGGCCGGCACCACCGGTTCGGGCAAGTCGGTCGGCATCAACGCCATGATCCTGTCGCTCCTGTACAAGGCCGACGCGCGCGACGTGCGCCTGTTGCTGATCGACCCCAAGATGCTCGAGATGAGCGTCTACGAAGGCATTCCGCACCTGCTCGCGCCCGTGGTCACCGACATGAAGCACGCGGCCAACGGCCTGAACTGGTGTGTGGCCGAGATGGAAAAGCGCTACAAGCTCATGAGCAAGCTGGGCGTGCGCAACCTCGCGGGTTACAACGTCAAGATCGACGAAGCGGCGGCGCGCGGCGAGTTCATCGGCAACCCGTTCAGCCTCACGCCCGAGCAGCCCGAACCACTGGAGCGCCTGCCCTACATCGTGGTGGTGATCGACGAGCTGGCCGACCTGATGATGGTGGTGGGCAAGAAGATCGAAGAACTCATTGCCCGCCTGGCGCAGAAGGCGCGCGCGGCCGGCATCCACCTGATCCTGGCCACGCAGCGTCCCAGCGTGGACGTGATCACCGGCCTGATCAAGGCCAACATTCCCACGCGCCTGTCGTTCCAGGTCAGCAGCAAGATCGACAGCCGCACCATCCTCGACCAGATGGGCGCCGAGAGCCTGCTGGGCATGGGTGACATGCTTTACATGCCGTCGGGTACAGGATTCCCGATCCGGGTGCATGGTGCGTTTGTGAGCGATGACGAAGTGCACCGCGTGGTGGCCTACCTGAAGGAACAGGGTGGCGAGCCCAACTACATCGACGGCGTGCTCGAAGGCGGCGTGTCCGATGGCGAGGGCGGCGACCTGTTCGGCGAAGGCGGCGGTGAGGGCAACGGAGAAAAAGATGCTCTCTACGATCAAGCGGTGGAAATCGTCATCAAGGACCGCAAGGCCAGCATTTCCTATGTGCAGCGCAAGCTCAAGATCGGCTACAACCGTGCCGCCCGCTTGCTCGAAGACATGGAAAACGCAGGCTTGGTGAGCGCCCTCACATCGAGCGGGCAGCGGGACATCCTGGTGCCGGCACGCGGCGAATGA
- the lolA gene encoding outer membrane lipoprotein chaperone LolA has product MKKLLLLCSLCLATVGASADGLQDLEKFLREVSSGKAGFTQVVTSPKRATETVARSKTSTGTFEFLRPNRFRFEYTKPFEQTIVADGQTLWLYDVDLNQVTARGQKEVLGSTPAALIAAGTDLKGLSDAFDLKPGAARDGLEWLEAKPKDRNGQLQMVRVGFRQGQLSVLDIEDSLGQRSVLTFNGWQSNAPLKAADFKFEPPAGASVMRP; this is encoded by the coding sequence ATGAAAAAACTGTTGCTTCTTTGTTCTCTGTGTCTTGCCACTGTCGGCGCTTCGGCCGATGGCCTTCAGGATCTCGAAAAATTCCTGCGTGAGGTGAGCAGCGGCAAGGCCGGCTTCACCCAGGTGGTGACCTCACCCAAGCGCGCCACCGAAACCGTGGCGCGCAGCAAGACGTCGACCGGCACCTTCGAATTCCTGCGGCCCAACCGTTTCCGGTTCGAATACACCAAACCGTTCGAGCAGACCATCGTGGCCGATGGCCAGACGCTGTGGTTGTACGACGTGGACCTGAACCAGGTCACGGCCCGCGGCCAGAAAGAGGTGCTGGGCAGCACGCCTGCGGCCCTGATCGCAGCAGGCACCGATCTCAAAGGCCTGTCGGATGCCTTCGACCTCAAGCCCGGCGCGGCCAGAGATGGCCTGGAGTGGCTGGAAGCCAAGCCCAAGGACCGCAACGGCCAGCTGCAGATGGTTCGCGTGGGCTTCAGGCAGGGCCAGCTTTCGGTGCTCGACATCGAAGACAGCCTCGGCCAGCGCTCGGTGCTCACCTTCAACGGCTGGCAATCCAACGCGCCGCTGAAGGCCGCCGACTTCAAGTTCGAGCCACCGGCGGGCGCTTCGGTGATGCGGCCCTGA
- a CDS encoding replication-associated recombination protein A translates to MKPVPAPSPHAPLAERLRPRNLAEVIGQQHMLGEGMALRLAFESGQPHSCILWGPPGVGKTTIARLMADAFDAQFLTISAVLGGVKDIREAVERAEAARTGLSPQRTILFVDEVHRFNKSQQDAFLPHVESGLFTFIGATTENPSFEVNSALLSRAAVYVLQPLSEDDLKLIVTKAQAIDAVPAIESAAIDRLIAYADGDARRLLNTLETLSVAAGSEKLAEITDAWLLKVLGERMRRYDKGGDQFYDTISALHKSVRGSDPDAALYWFVRMLDGGADPRYMARRFIRMASEDIGLADPRALRLALDAADVYERLGSPEGELALAECVIYLAVAPKSNAVYKAFNEAKAWVKKDGTRPVPMHLRNAPTKLMKALDHGKGYRYAHDEEGGFAAGERYLPEGMAEPGFYRPVDRGLELRIADKLRELKNRNNQKI, encoded by the coding sequence CTGAAACCTGTGCCCGCCCCCAGCCCCCACGCGCCCCTGGCCGAGCGCCTGCGTCCGCGCAACCTGGCCGAGGTGATCGGCCAGCAACACATGCTGGGTGAGGGCATGGCGCTGCGCCTGGCGTTTGAGTCGGGCCAACCTCACAGCTGCATCCTCTGGGGCCCACCCGGCGTCGGCAAGACCACCATCGCTCGGCTCATGGCCGACGCGTTCGATGCCCAGTTCCTCACCATCAGCGCGGTGCTCGGTGGTGTGAAAGACATCCGCGAAGCGGTGGAGCGTGCAGAAGCGGCGCGCACCGGGCTCTCGCCGCAGCGCACCATCCTGTTCGTGGACGAGGTTCACCGCTTCAACAAGAGCCAGCAGGACGCCTTTTTGCCGCACGTGGAGAGTGGCCTGTTCACCTTCATTGGCGCCACCACCGAAAACCCGTCGTTCGAGGTCAACTCGGCCCTGCTCTCGCGCGCCGCTGTGTATGTGCTGCAGCCCCTGTCCGAAGACGACCTGAAGCTGATCGTGACCAAGGCACAAGCCATCGACGCGGTACCCGCCATCGAATCGGCGGCCATCGACCGGCTGATTGCTTACGCCGACGGCGATGCCCGCCGCCTGCTCAACACGCTTGAAACGTTGTCGGTGGCAGCCGGCAGCGAGAAGCTCGCCGAGATCACCGACGCGTGGTTGCTCAAGGTGCTGGGCGAGCGCATGCGCCGCTACGACAAGGGCGGCGACCAGTTCTACGACACCATCAGTGCGCTGCACAAAAGCGTGCGCGGCTCCGATCCAGACGCGGCGCTGTACTGGTTCGTGCGCATGCTCGACGGCGGCGCCGACCCGCGCTACATGGCGCGGCGTTTCATCCGCATGGCCAGTGAAGACATCGGCCTGGCCGACCCGCGCGCCCTGCGGCTGGCGCTGGACGCGGCCGACGTGTACGAACGTCTGGGCAGCCCCGAAGGTGAGCTGGCTTTGGCCGAGTGCGTGATCTATCTCGCCGTGGCGCCCAAGAGCAATGCGGTTTACAAGGCCTTCAACGAAGCCAAGGCCTGGGTCAAGAAGGACGGCACACGCCCGGTGCCCATGCACCTGCGCAATGCGCCGACCAAGCTCATGAAGGCGCTGGACCACGGCAAGGGATATCGCTACGCGCACGACGAGGAAGGCGGGTTTGCTGCGGGTGAACGTTATCTGCCCGAGGGCATGGCCGAACCCGGTTTCTACCGGCCGGTGGACCGCGGTCTGGAGCTGCGCATCGCCGATAAGCTGCGCGAACTCAAGAATCGCAACAATCAAAAGATCTAA